Proteins encoded in a region of the Mycolicibacterium chitae genome:
- a CDS encoding DUF3817 domain-containing protein — MTASETPSIPAGAAPLETIAKALKGYRILAWATGIWLIALTYEMIVKYVLRVEDLPGWMDLIAPIHGWVYFIYLLCTANLAVKVRWPIGKTIGILLAGTVPLVGIIVEHFQTKKLKAQFGL; from the coding sequence ATGACCGCCTCCGAAACGCCGTCGATCCCCGCCGGCGCCGCGCCGCTCGAGACGATCGCCAAGGCGCTGAAGGGCTACCGCATCCTGGCGTGGGCGACGGGCATCTGGCTAATCGCCCTGACCTACGAGATGATCGTGAAATACGTGCTGCGGGTGGAGGATCTGCCCGGCTGGATGGATCTGATCGCGCCCATCCACGGCTGGGTCTACTTCATCTACCTGCTGTGCACCGCGAACCTGGCGGTCAAGGTGCGCTGGCCGATCGGCAAGACGATCGGCATCCTGCTCGCCGGCACCGTGCCGCTGGTCGGCATCATCGTCGAGCACTTCCAGACCAAGAAGCTCAAGGCCCAGTTCGGCCTCTGA